The genome window CACAGTTCCCCTTTTAAACACAGAGACTGCTGGTGATGATGTGGTGAGTGATGTCCGATCACCCATCGACAACTCCGAGACAATAACCGAAACCTCTGCACAAACATCTTCCAAACCAGAAACTTTAACAGAACAAACTCCACTAATACCTACCTCAAACAAATCAAAAAACCCCGTATcacaaacccaaacccaaacccgtcATCACAAAACATTCAGCCCTAAACAGTTACGACCCGCTATAACAGCTTCAGAAAACATCCGAATCATCTGTTCGATTACAGTTGCACTGTTAGTTATACTGGCAGATGCAGGATTCCCCATACTCGATAGTATGAAGAGTATAATACTTTTCAGGCCGCTTTTGCTACTTTTAGTGACCAATGTAACAATTGTGGCTGCACATTTTCTCCTGCAAAAAGTCAAACACAGGTCAACAGGCGACGCGGGTTTTGCTGATCATATAGGTATGGCTTTGGAATGGGGTTTGTTGGTGAAAACGGGTTCGAGTGCTTTGTTTATGGACTGTAGCGTTTACTCGGTAGTTCTCATTTGTGGCATGGGTTTTTTGCAGTTATTTCTTTGATCATCAAGTCATTGCAGTCAACTTTTGAACCTTGAATGTTTCTTGTATTTGTAGACATACAACTAGTTAAATCGCGATTACAAGAAAGAAAGGTGTAttaattcttttttatttttttgtttaaataaaTTCGTAGTGATAATCATTCGAGGTTGAAAATTTGGCGGGTATGGCAGGTGTCGGGTTACAAGTCAAATACTCAAATTGACATGTTTACCCGATGATCAACCAAACATTAGGACCGGCAAACCGTGTAATGTTGTGTGAAACGATTCGACACGCCATGTTTAACACAACTATCGAACCTGAACACGAGTTGTTCTAGTATACTTGTCAGTTAAACACTAATACGGACATGTATAATAAGCGAGTTGCATGGCATGTTGAACGAGTTCAGTCTCATACATAGGGTCATTAAATAGGAGTTTAATAACATGAATGACACCAGGGACGGAGCTTAGTGGAAACCCGGGTTGCACCCCCCGAATGTTTcggttaaaagtgtaaaatttccgatttttcgtccgaaaattttaaaacacCAACGTATTAACCTATTTAACACGATAAGTTATACGTGTCATGCATGTTGTGGATTAAGCAGGTTGAACCCGTTTAGGCACGTTTTTAGTCGTGTCATTAACGTGTTGGCCCGTTTACCAAGAACACTAACCCGTTTAACTTCAAGTAAAAAAGATATCATCTTTTAATTAACACAAGGTACAAAAACTAGCATTCAagtaaaaaaaacagaaaaagatAGCAGAAGAAAACAAGTTCACCTTAAAAGTTCTCATAAACTCGTATCTGCTACTAACACAAAAGCTTATTACACCGCTGATTCATCAACAAATTGAAAAACACAACCCGAAACCTAACCCTACTCAAAACCCCGGGTCAACCCAACTCAGAACCATAACTCACCGAGCCCCAACATATTCAAACAACTGTTTACGAATTAGCAACGAGTTCCTCATGATGATTCGCTTCACCATCTTCACTCGCCTCCTCGATTTGCGCAACTTTTGGACTCCAACCATACGCAACCCTTCTTGCATCCCTACGCGCCACGCGTTGTTCGATTCTCATTTCTTTAAATTCTTCTGCAAGCTTGTTTTCTTCTTCTTGTGGGAAGAAAACAACTTCCATGTTTCCGAGCTCTTGATACATTTTCTCGATTTTTGATTTCCATAACAGCCCCATCTCCGTGTCCATTTTCTTGTATGGTGTCTTTAGTAGGTACTCGTCAATCCCACCTGCTTTGTCTATACAACGAAGCGCGTGTGTTGTAACTTTTACGCGAATGTGGCGGTCGAGAATGTAACTGAAAAGGCGTTTTTCTTGTACGTTTGGCTTCCAGTTTCTTCGAGTCCTGTTTAATTACAATATTACCCAAGTAACACGAGTTAGTATTAGTATCATAGTTCATATTCAGTTG of Helianthus annuus cultivar XRQ/B chromosome 1, HanXRQr2.0-SUNRISE, whole genome shotgun sequence contains these proteins:
- the LOC110883224 gene encoding uncharacterized protein LOC110883224, which codes for MATNGGTARDAAAARRRRIAEKGAERLALITGRVQSISPSPSLPPPVAQSEPSSTPPCPTSVSDQLPISDENTVPLLNTETAGDDVVSDVRSPIDNSETITETSAQTSSKPETLTEQTPLIPTSNKSKNPVSQTQTQTRHHKTFSPKQLRPAITASENIRIICSITVALLVILADAGFPILDSMKSIILFRPLLLLLVTNVTIVAAHFLLQKVKHRSTGDAGFADHIGMALEWGLLVKTGSSALFMDCSVYSVVLICGMGFLQLFL
- the LOC110883231 gene encoding 39S ribosomal protein L28, mitochondrial, giving the protein MAFRSKEMVKKIMKKIGGEKNLNPGVKESLKKSLPESKVVMSRAHRGIYAGRHIQFGNQVSEKGGNKTRRNWKPNVQEKRLFSYILDRHIRVKVTTHALRCIDKAGGIDEYLLKTPYKKMDTEMGLLWKSKIEKMYQELGNMEVVFFPQEEENKLAEEFKEMRIEQRVARRDARRVAYGWSPKVAQIEEASEDGEANHHEELVANS